From Selenomonas ruminantium AC2024, a single genomic window includes:
- a CDS encoding HlyD family secretion protein — translation MRKVAIAFALLSVTLLLWGCGNKSAQEELSVTWGRADAKEININSKISGRVVKLLVKEGEKVEQGQLLAYIDKRSLLAQKAQLEADIKAIQEQQIQAAATTAMQSGTTNAALNQAQSAENSALSDLNMAKADYVRYEELASTGAVSVQAFEQQRNRCQVAEAAYAKAQATTSQAIAALMQNDVNAANEAVLVKRLEQAVAALDELMVSLDETEIKAPFAGIVTAKYVEEGSMISQGTPLFALQDPLDNWVNFKIPETELGHFHLHQTVELLGRDEKTRLSGEVVDISSKSEFATQRATSERGDSTDIISFNVKIQVDSENLHPGMRFRLLENSL, via the coding sequence ATGCGAAAAGTGGCAATAGCATTTGCGCTTTTATCAGTAACACTCCTGCTATGGGGGTGCGGAAATAAATCGGCACAGGAAGAATTGTCGGTAACTTGGGGACGAGCAGATGCCAAAGAAATCAACATCAACTCCAAAATTTCAGGGCGTGTGGTGAAGCTGCTTGTTAAAGAAGGAGAGAAAGTAGAACAAGGACAGCTTCTTGCTTATATTGACAAGCGCAGTCTATTGGCGCAAAAAGCTCAACTGGAGGCTGACATAAAAGCCATACAAGAGCAACAAATTCAGGCCGCCGCCACCACAGCCATGCAGTCCGGCACAACCAATGCAGCGTTAAATCAGGCTCAATCGGCGGAAAACAGCGCACTTTCCGATCTCAATATGGCAAAGGCAGATTATGTGCGGTATGAAGAATTGGCAAGCACAGGTGCCGTATCCGTGCAAGCTTTTGAACAACAACGCAACCGTTGTCAAGTGGCAGAGGCCGCTTACGCCAAGGCACAAGCAACTACTTCGCAGGCTATAGCCGCTCTTATGCAAAACGATGTAAATGCCGCCAACGAAGCAGTGCTTGTCAAGCGTTTGGAGCAAGCTGTGGCCGCCCTTGACGAACTTATGGTATCACTTGATGAAACAGAGATAAAAGCACCATTTGCGGGAATCGTAACGGCAAAATATGTGGAGGAAGGTTCCATGATTTCTCAAGGTACGCCTTTGTTTGCGCTCCAGGATCCCTTGGATAATTGGGTGAATTTCAAGATCCCGGAAACGGAACTCGGTCATTTTCACTTGCACCAGACCGTGGAACTTTTGGGACGCGATGAAAAGACCCGGCTTTCCGGTGAAGTTGTAGATATAAGTAGCAAATCTGAATTTGCAACCCAGCGTGCCACCAGTGAACGGGGAGATTCTACTGATATTATCAGCTTTAATGTAAAAATACAGGTTGACAGTGAAAACCTGCATCCCGGCATGAGGTTTCGACTGTTGGAGAATAGTTTATGA
- a CDS encoding ABC transporter permease, which yields MKICLLFREEIKYLLGGKVPPVVILITLPVIFTALFGIIYEENVVNHIPLAIYDQDQTSLSRKLVQMYEDAERFRAVSYVSDDEEMEKEIRTGNVKAALIIPADFSKNIQSGQGTNILLTVNSANNMFGNAALSAAQEINRSFTVAISEKLLEGTGLLPAEAVSTAYSIRLGVRILGNPANGYSPFMLSGLLLNGLQIGIMIVLSPYLYDELQRRKKRHGIGEWLLPLVRAVPYGLFAFIGYCLALCMAVNIFSLPMRGSWTEAMLLGICFIIFVMGAISLFSICAPIRIMTLQAPMLYIMPGLLYSGLSWPIFDMSEYATAFAFLLPMTYAGDTLRDILLMSYAPSLLENCVRMVIGGLLAAFLSICIFWLRSRDDQGWFSAGTGA from the coding sequence ATGAAAATCTGCCTTCTTTTTCGCGAGGAGATAAAATATCTTTTGGGGGGTAAAGTCCCACCGGTGGTAATACTGATAACCCTTCCCGTAATTTTTACCGCTTTGTTTGGTATCATATATGAAGAAAATGTGGTAAACCATATTCCTCTTGCCATATATGATCAGGACCAAACCAGCCTTAGCCGCAAACTTGTGCAAATGTACGAGGATGCCGAACGGTTCCGGGCGGTTTCCTATGTGTCCGATGATGAGGAAATGGAAAAGGAAATCCGGACGGGGAATGTAAAAGCCGCTCTTATAATACCGGCGGATTTTTCCAAAAATATTCAATCGGGACAGGGAACAAACATATTGCTGACGGTTAATTCTGCTAACAATATGTTTGGCAACGCTGCCCTTTCCGCAGCGCAGGAAATCAACCGCAGTTTCACGGTTGCAATTTCGGAAAAGTTGCTGGAAGGAACCGGTTTGTTGCCTGCCGAGGCCGTAAGCACAGCGTATTCCATTCGTTTGGGTGTGCGTATTTTGGGCAATCCGGCCAACGGTTACTCCCCATTTATGCTGTCCGGCCTTTTGCTTAACGGGCTGCAAATCGGCATCATGATAGTGCTTTCGCCTTATCTTTACGATGAATTGCAACGGCGTAAAAAAAGACATGGCATAGGTGAATGGCTGTTGCCTCTCGTTCGGGCTGTACCTTACGGTTTGTTTGCGTTCATCGGATATTGTCTCGCTCTTTGCATGGCCGTTAATATTTTTTCGTTACCCATGCGGGGAAGCTGGACGGAGGCAATGCTTTTGGGGATATGTTTCATAATTTTTGTGATGGGGGCAATCTCTTTGTTTTCAATTTGCGCCCCCATTCGCATAATGACATTGCAAGCTCCAATGCTCTATATCATGCCGGGACTTTTGTACAGCGGCCTTTCCTGGCCGATTTTTGATATGAGTGAGTACGCGACGGCCTTTGCTTTTCTGCTTCCCATGACCTATGCGGGAGATACCTTGCGTGACATTTTGCTCATGTCCTATGCTCCCTCGCTTCTTGAAAATTGCGTCCGTATGGTAATTGGCGGGCTTTTGGCGGCTTTCTTGTCAATTTGTATCTTCTGGCTGCGCTCTCGCGACGACCAAGGATGGTTTAGTGCGGGCACAGGAGCGTGA
- a CDS encoding IS1182 family transposase: MQKPNSQRDYTSFEGGYQVFLPFNLEFQIDKDDPVRLLRHCIGGMDITALEKTYQRIDRNLASPRQMLAIIVYAGMNHIFSSRRIELACRRDINFMYLLEGKPVPDHTTIARFRSKHLASCIKELFAQMDFMLEDMGAISLQDIFIDGTKIESVANKYKFVWKKSVQKNQAKLMEKLPDFVDKVKEDFSVSLSHGKDIHLHHLKKLRRKLKVRQKEQGIQFVHGIGKRKTSLQKTMEQLDEFIARLKKYNKYLHIMGNRNSFAKTDTDATFMRMKEDAMKNGQLKPAYNIQYGTDSEFVTWATVGPQPTDTTTLIPFLQELERYTNKRYRNVVADSGYESEENYLYLETNQQSSFIKPSNYEKSKTRKWKQDIGRRENMTYLADEDAYLCAQGRKLTVTKEFIRKSKTGFHSQITHYSCENCKDCPVKSQCIHGNHCKTPLEERTKNIEVSKRFQRQRQEALERITSPEGIQLRVNRSIQAEGAFAMVKADMTFRRFLTRGNKNVLVETMLLAMAYNIQKLHCKIQAEKLNRHRIPVDNAA; encoded by the coding sequence ATGCAAAAACCAAATTCACAAAGAGATTATACGTCTTTTGAAGGAGGTTATCAAGTATTTCTTCCTTTTAATCTTGAATTTCAGATTGACAAAGATGACCCCGTCCGCCTGCTTCGCCATTGTATTGGGGGTATGGATATTACGGCACTGGAAAAGACCTATCAGCGGATAGATCGAAATTTGGCGTCGCCAAGGCAGATGTTGGCCATCATTGTCTATGCCGGGATGAATCATATTTTCAGTTCCCGCAGAATAGAACTTGCCTGCAGGCGGGATATCAATTTCATGTACCTGCTGGAGGGCAAGCCTGTGCCTGACCATACAACCATCGCCCGGTTCCGTTCCAAACATTTGGCTTCCTGCATTAAGGAACTGTTTGCCCAGATGGACTTCATGCTGGAAGATATGGGAGCTATTTCCCTACAGGATATTTTCATCGATGGAACAAAAATCGAATCCGTTGCCAACAAATACAAGTTTGTTTGGAAAAAGTCTGTCCAAAAGAATCAAGCCAAGCTTATGGAAAAGCTGCCAGACTTCGTGGACAAAGTCAAGGAAGATTTTTCGGTTTCCCTCTCACATGGCAAAGATATCCACCTGCACCATCTAAAGAAGCTGCGCCGCAAATTGAAAGTCAGGCAGAAGGAGCAGGGAATCCAGTTTGTCCATGGAATTGGGAAACGCAAAACTAGCCTGCAGAAAACCATGGAACAGCTGGACGAGTTCATCGCCCGGCTAAAAAAATACAACAAATACCTGCATATCATGGGGAATCGCAACAGTTTTGCCAAGACAGATACAGATGCCACCTTCATGCGGATGAAGGAGGATGCCATGAAAAACGGCCAGCTAAAACCTGCCTACAACATCCAGTATGGCACAGATTCCGAATTCGTTACCTGGGCTACGGTTGGTCCGCAGCCAACGGACACGACGACCCTGATTCCATTTTTACAGGAACTGGAACGCTATACGAACAAACGTTACCGCAATGTAGTAGCAGATTCTGGTTATGAGAGCGAAGAGAACTATCTTTATCTCGAAACCAATCAGCAGAGTTCTTTTATCAAGCCAAGCAACTACGAGAAGAGCAAGACTCGAAAATGGAAACAGGACATTGGCCGCAGGGAAAACATGACCTATCTGGCCGATGAGGATGCCTATCTGTGTGCCCAAGGCAGGAAATTGACCGTAACCAAGGAATTTATCCGGAAAAGTAAAACAGGATTCCATAGCCAGATAACCCACTACAGCTGCGAGAATTGCAAAGACTGTCCGGTAAAAAGTCAATGTATACACGGAAATCACTGCAAGACTCCGCTGGAAGAGCGAACCAAGAATATAGAAGTATCCAAACGGTTTCAGCGCCAGCGGCAGGAAGCTCTGGAACGGATAACCTCACCGGAAGGCATCCAGTTGCGGGTAAATCGTAGCATCCAGGCCGAAGGAGCCTTTGCCATGGTAAAAGCGGATATGACCTTCCGTCGATTTTTAACCCGTGGCAATAAAAATGTCCTTGTGGAAACGATGCTGTTGGCTATGGCTTATAACATTCAAAAGCTGCACTGCAAAATACAGGCAGAAAAGCTGAATCGGCACCGAATCCCTGTGGATAACGCTGCTTAA
- a CDS encoding TetR/AcrR family transcriptional regulator: MGTVKSEGNHIQEIRIKILNSAKELLAEEGYRKTTIRKIVERSGVLTGSIYYLFKNKEEIFKSMLLELTKDCQRAIKSRCGSESPLFQYAAVCEVELRVLAEYPIIRDTYRDGYCSGLIFEGMVEQFVNLARDLFQGTVHECSDEDYYANTLLIKGGMYACLTELYFKQKIRFANSRKHLQQMALILFGASEAETADILQHIDEKESLWLDIGNDLVKQPFR, translated from the coding sequence ATGGGCACGGTAAAGAGTGAAGGTAATCATATACAGGAAATTCGCATAAAAATCCTCAACAGTGCTAAGGAGCTTTTGGCCGAGGAGGGTTACCGCAAAACAACAATTCGCAAAATCGTGGAACGCTCCGGCGTACTGACCGGTAGCATTTATTACCTTTTCAAGAATAAAGAGGAAATTTTTAAGTCTATGTTGCTGGAACTTACCAAGGATTGCCAGCGTGCAATAAAAAGCCGTTGTGGGAGTGAATCGCCTCTTTTTCAGTATGCGGCGGTGTGCGAAGTGGAACTTAGGGTTTTGGCAGAATATCCCATTATTCGCGACACATATCGCGATGGATATTGCTCCGGGCTTATTTTTGAAGGCATGGTGGAGCAATTTGTGAATTTGGCCAGGGATTTGTTCCAAGGAACAGTACACGAATGTTCAGATGAAGATTATTATGCCAATACCCTCTTAATAAAGGGCGGTATGTACGCCTGTCTGACTGAGTTATATTTTAAGCAAAAAATTCGGTTTGCCAATTCTCGTAAGCACCTTCAGCAAATGGCGCTAATCCTTTTTGGAGCAAGTGAGGCAGAGACGGCTGACATTTTGCAGCACATTGACGAAAAGGAATCCCTATGGCTTGACATTGGCAACGATTTGGTAAAGCAACCATTCCGATAA
- a CDS encoding ABC transporter permease translates to MGFKSMLQQEWRDALKDPRRFIFLFGAAFAYLIVFGMLYLPNIVREIPTVIYDVDQSALSRKIVRNIEDSDSFLVAGYSQNEEDMHKSLRNKEAFVAIEIPVDFSRDLAQSGSANILYMANGSNIIMTNVTSSALQNILEESSNALGAERAAMVTGIDENIIKKRIATVESRFRILGNPTQGYLYFFLIGLAMAAFQQGILFAMGASLFQEKILTFKKIVAKTMFYQFFAMLSFLLIIALIYYGLGIELKGDFLLLLTLGIAYTFSVLGLCCLFSVFFAEEMQFVRFLIMYPVPAFILSGYTWPQESMGEGMAFLAKFFPLSYLSNNVRDIFLMGNAFHLINDIVMLVILGAACFVLRLIVGKYSSKLLN, encoded by the coding sequence GTGGGTTTCAAAAGTATGTTACAGCAGGAATGGCGAGATGCTTTAAAAGATCCCCGCCGTTTTATATTTCTCTTTGGCGCGGCATTTGCTTATCTTATTGTGTTCGGCATGCTGTACTTGCCAAACATCGTACGAGAAATCCCAACTGTCATTTACGATGTCGATCAAAGTGCATTAAGTCGTAAAATTGTCCGAAACATTGAGGACAGCGACAGCTTTTTGGTTGCGGGTTATTCTCAAAATGAAGAGGATATGCATAAAAGTTTACGAAATAAAGAGGCTTTTGTTGCCATAGAGATACCGGTGGATTTTTCCCGGGACTTGGCTCAAAGCGGCTCGGCAAATATTTTATACATGGCAAACGGCTCCAATATAATCATGACCAATGTCACATCCTCGGCTTTGCAAAACATTTTGGAAGAATCTTCTAATGCCTTGGGGGCAGAACGAGCCGCTATGGTCACGGGAATTGACGAAAATATTATAAAAAAACGCATTGCCACCGTAGAATCCCGCTTTCGTATTTTGGGCAATCCAACCCAGGGGTATTTGTATTTTTTCCTTATCGGACTCGCCATGGCAGCTTTTCAGCAAGGCATTCTCTTTGCCATGGGAGCGTCGCTATTTCAGGAAAAAATCTTGACTTTCAAAAAAATTGTGGCAAAAACCATGTTTTATCAGTTTTTTGCCATGCTCTCATTCTTGCTTATTATCGCTCTTATATATTACGGTTTAGGCATTGAGTTGAAGGGAGATTTTTTATTGTTGCTTACTTTGGGCATAGCTTATACTTTCAGCGTTCTTGGCTTATGTTGTCTGTTCTCCGTTTTTTTTGCGGAGGAAATGCAGTTTGTCCGTTTTCTTATTATGTACCCTGTACCTGCCTTTATTCTTTCCGGCTATACCTGGCCGCAAGAATCAATGGGTGAGGGAATGGCTTTTTTGGCAAAGTTTTTTCCCCTTTCGTATCTTTCAAACAATGTCAGAGACATTTTTTTAATGGGTAATGCCTTTCATTTGATAAACGATATTGTTATGCTGGTTATTTTGGGCGCAGCCTGTTTTGTATTGAGACTGATAGTGGGAAAATACTCTTCAAAACTATTAAATTGA
- a CDS encoding MBL fold metallo-hydrolase has product MPLFDLPEPMTSVLSGVEYYIVTHIHPDHIDIALNGDVGIFLDKSVPILAQNEQERAVFGKSGFKQVKTLMEEALDIDGVKITKTPALHGTVVPCGDACGLIFEHPSEKILYLAGDTIWYDGVKKTLSAYRPEVIILNACAVETVENGRLIMNDEDVSWVAKAAPDAKLVISHMDNVAHATITRHSMRGLLARRGINDYFMPEDGETIVL; this is encoded by the coding sequence ATGCCTCTTTTTGACTTGCCGGAGCCTATGACGTCTGTGCTTAGCGGTGTAGAATATTACATAGTTACCCACATTCATCCCGATCACATAGACATAGCTCTCAATGGAGATGTGGGAATTTTTCTTGATAAATCCGTGCCGATTTTAGCGCAAAACGAACAAGAGAGGGCAGTATTCGGTAAATCAGGCTTTAAACAAGTTAAGACATTAATGGAGGAAGCACTTGATATAGACGGTGTAAAAATAACAAAGACACCGGCTTTGCACGGCACAGTTGTTCCTTGCGGCGATGCCTGTGGCCTTATATTTGAGCATCCGAGTGAAAAGATTTTGTATTTGGCGGGGGATACCATTTGGTATGATGGTGTGAAGAAAACATTGTCTGCTTATCGACCGGAGGTAATAATCCTGAACGCCTGCGCTGTCGAAACAGTGGAGAACGGGCGGCTCATTATGAATGACGAAGATGTATCTTGGGTGGCAAAAGCAGCGCCTGATGCCAAATTGGTCATTTCCCATATGGACAATGTTGCTCATGCCACAATCACTCGCCATTCTATGCGAGGGCTTTTGGCGAGACGAGGCATCAATGATTATTTTATGCCTGAAGATGGTGAAACTATAGTTCTTTGA